The window CTCGAAACGTTCTGTTTCGAATCAGTTCCCCATACAGTCCGCCGTCATATGAGAAGTTGATTTCCTCGGTCATCAATCCATAGAAAATCGGATCGATCCTGGCGCCGGGCTGATCGACATTAACCGTGAGCCGGACCGGCCGCCGGGTCTGCTGCCCAAACAGAGAGACCACGAGAAAAACCGCAACAATGAGTTTCCGCATGGCGCTTGACGACCACCTACCTATCTCTTCGGCAACGCGAACGCATACAGCGTCGAGCCGGAGCGCCGGAACCGCGCATCCGAATCCGCCGGCGTATTTACGGTTACCTGCGTGTTATTCCCCAGCTGGCTCGAGATGATCGCGATGTACTGGCGTCCGTCCGGCCCCTGATAGCTGATCGGCGAACTCCGGAAGTTACTGCCCGTCCGGAAAGTCCAAACGATTTCTCCCGTCTTCGCATTCATCGCGCGCATGACGCCTTCATTTGGACCACCCTGGAAAAGCAGGTCGCCCGCCGTCGCCAAGACGCCGACGTTGTTGCTGACCTTCCACGGAATGCGCCACACCGTCTTTCCAGTCACCGGATCGTTTGCCTGCAACTCTCCCGCATTTGTCGCGCCCGGCGCCATGGGGCCGGGCGCGCCGGGCGCTCCGCCCTCGCGCAGCGTGTAATCATTTGGCGGATTGTACTTTCCTTCGACGACTTTCTGCGTCCCGCAGGTGTTTAATGCGGGCGTGTATACAAGACCGGTGCGCGGAGAGTACGCATCCTGGAACCAGTTGCGCGCGCTGATGCCCGGACACCACGTCACATTGACGTCTTTCGCATTCGGCAGATACTTCTGCCGATCCTCGAGCTTCGTGAACAGCATTTTCTCGATGTTGTAAAGAGGCCGGCCGGTGTCCATATCCACACCTTTAATAAGGTCGTTGTACACGAACGGCCAGGGTTTCAGCACAAGTTCGCCGGTAGCGCGGTCGATGACGTAGAAGTAGCCGTTGCGTCCAGGATGCACGAGCGTCTTTCGCATACGTCCGCCGATCTGGAGATCGACGGCGAGAAAGGCGCTGGGTTCATCGAGATCCCACCCGTCCTGCGGCGTCATGTTGTAAGCCCAGACGAGTTCGCCGCTATCGGCATCGCGAGCGAGAACCGAGGCGCAGTAGTTGTTCTTGTAGGCGGCCAGTCCGCCTTTGTCGTCGAGTTCGATGCGGCCGAACTGCCGGCGATAATCCGGATTCCACGGACCGCAGTTGCCGGTGCCGTAATAGAAGAGATTGAGATCCGGATCAAACGTGAACCAGCCCCAGACGGAGCCGCCGCCACGCTTCCAGGAATCGCCGTACCAGGAATCGAGTGCAGGGTTCGGCGTCTTATCGTCTCTGTAGAACGGCTTGAACTTCGGACCGATACCGACTTCGTTATTCGGGCCGGTACTGTAGAAGCGCCACCGCATGTTGCCGGTCTCAAGGTTGTAGGCCGTGACGTGTCCGCGAACGCCCTTCTCGCCGCCCATGACACCGACAATGACTTTATCGCCGACAACGATCGGAGGCGCGCTGACGGTTTCAGCCGTGGCGAGATTCCCATTGTCGGCTTTCCAGACGACTTTGCCGTTCTCGGCGTTGAGCGCGTAGACCTGTCCGTCGAGTGTGCTGTAGAAAATCTTTCCGTCGGCGTAGGCGAGCCCGCGTGTCTGCGCACCGCAACACGCGGCTTTGGTTGCGGCATCGATTTGCGGAAATTCCGGACGGAATTCCCATTTGATAATGCCGTTGCGCTTCAGATCGAGCGCGTAAATGTAATTCGGCTTCGGCGTCGCAATGTACATCGTGTCGCCGATCACGAGCGGCGCGGCTTCGACCGTGTCGAGAATGCCGATCTGAAAGGTCCATGCGACCTGCAGATCTTTCACGTTGTTGAGATTGATCTGATTGAGCGCGCTGTAGTTCCATCCGTTGTAGTTGCCGTTCGGCATCGTCCATTGCTTCGGGTCCGACTGCATGGTGACCAATTCCTTGTGCGCCAGCAGTATCCGT is drawn from Terriglobia bacterium and contains these coding sequences:
- a CDS encoding PQQ-dependent dehydrogenase, methanol/ethanol family, coding for MSASRNRGRAVVPALVLLIAGLGVSRILLAHKELVTMQSDPKQWTMPNGNYNGWNYSALNQINLNNVKDLQVAWTFQIGILDTVEAAPLVIGDTMYIATPKPNYIYALDLKRNGIIKWEFRPEFPQIDAATKAACCGAQTRGLAYADGKIFYSTLDGQVYALNAENGKVVWKADNGNLATAETVSAPPIVVGDKVIVGVMGGEKGVRGHVTAYNLETGNMRWRFYSTGPNNEVGIGPKFKPFYRDDKTPNPALDSWYGDSWKRGGGSVWGWFTFDPDLNLFYYGTGNCGPWNPDYRRQFGRIELDDKGGLAAYKNNYCASVLARDADSGELVWAYNMTPQDGWDLDEPSAFLAVDLQIGGRMRKTLVHPGRNGYFYVIDRATGELVLKPWPFVYNDLIKGVDMDTGRPLYNIEKMLFTKLEDRQKYLPNAKDVNVTWCPGISARNWFQDAYSPRTGLVYTPALNTCGTQKVVEGKYNPPNDYTLREGGAPGAPGPMAPGATNAGELQANDPVTGKTVWRIPWKVSNNVGVLATAGDLLFQGGPNEGVMRAMNAKTGEIVWTFRTGSNFRSSPISYQGPDGRQYIAIISSQLGNNTQVTVNTPADSDARFRRSGSTLYAFALPKR